One window of Trichomycterus rosablanca isolate fTriRos1 chromosome 2, fTriRos1.hap1, whole genome shotgun sequence genomic DNA carries:
- the ptpn23b gene encoding tyrosine-protein phosphatase non-receptor type 23b, which produces MPMIWLEVKEAGEFHFSSGVRQYIHLHYGENPENYNEALKKLEQLRQSVVNSPRDYEGCKSLRKYLGQLHYLQSRIPMAKGQEVATPVTWIDIHSGKHVTHDDISFEQACVLYNLGALHSYLGAMDNRVSEEGMKTSCTHFQSSAGAFTYIRDNYNCSYSSDISHQALSINISLMMAQAQECLLEKTLLDNRKSSLIARICAQVCDYYRDCVRALDSSEWTSGKKDWRKLIQMKISYFSAVKHLHMGKQSEEQQKFGEAVAYFQHSLNRLNEAIKLSKGQPDSVQDALRFTMDVIGGKFNSAKKDNDFIYHESVPAIDSLAAVKGVSLVKPVPVTLTDPSITGPDLFSKLVPMASHEASSLYSEEKAKLLREVMAKSDDKNHILERFMDSLNCDSVNSLDMFNTMPPALLEKCAALSVRPDAVKNLAQAMQALSGVYTDVSSYLEDIRNALEEDEAGEKSLLNVVEQKALPPRTSALQELQTEFKKYMTAHQAASQSNTELHKAMNQHIPNLRLLQGPLEELRKSLPRPQLSEDDMASLQTMKRLLAKVDDMRNQRILLEKQLRDLIQKDDITSVLVTTERFEIKALFEEQLKKYDQLKGYIDQNLAAQDNILKALTEANVKYAIVRKTVIDAEQKWNSSVQSFVASYEANEDLVKKAEEGRTFYQDLEKKICSLLDQVKTICQSREEERKALLDRDVAKGPPPRPTAQKPVLGNKASAPPAASITYREDLPQELRSLPPDMAHARGSTFPNITPHGTAPLAWPPGTAPTPFPNQRMPQLAHLPTAPLQPLVSGFGVPQQFQSAPPGNITPVPHQMNPNNPSQMTPQTYIPAPWQGPPSVPFPVSAGYPVPPQVGLQSATRPTVPGQPIPVPGGQFTNQHIPPGTQYQSFPPQIGQGMMFQRPGFPFPVSNQPVVRPGQIQPPVSLQSQLLPGPPLAQYTQSQPGLPSQQVPLPGQERTQPPPNQFHPGQFPQNLPHAYMGPVLPSVPSSQPQPKPRSSWNQTTPQVSFSQNPQVPLAQHSTNYPQMLPGAAVPQGSMYFQPGAAQTQVLHPATQNGMAQQQTTAQTNPMIPPGNPPQNIHSSSSGLGHVPVMDNPNPLTLTGILTPSPAGDLLKSSSTENAPGVTQSEETLKQMSQQDASHLLRDQLDQLSIASNETLKCESGEKNSTKQNGQESQTGDSVISDFDPFWT; this is translated from the exons ATGCCGATGATATGGCTGGAAGTGAAGGAAGCTGGAGAGTTCCACTTCAGTTCTGGAGTTCGACAG TACAttcatctgcattatggtgaaAACCCAGAGAACTACAATGAAGCGTTGAAAAAACTGGAACAGCTCAGACAG aGTGTTGTAAATTCCCCGAGGGATTATGAGGGCTGCAAAAGTCTCAGAAAATACTTGGGTCAGCTGCACTATCTGCAGAGTCGCATTCCCATGGCGAAAGGCCAGGAAGTAGCCACACCAGTCACATG GATTGACATCCACTCAGGGAAGCATGTTACTCATGATGACATCAGCTTTGAGCAGGCCTGTGTCCTTTATAACTTGG GTGCTTTACACTCTTACTTAGGAGCCATGGATAACAGAGTGTCTGAGGAG GGGATGAAAACCTCCTGCACCCATTTCCAGAGCTCTGCTGGAGCATTTACATATATCAGAGATAACTACAACTGTAGCTACAGCTCAGACATAAGCCACCAGGCGCTCAGCATTAACATCAGTCTGATGATG GCTCAGGCTCAGGAGTGCCTTCTAGAAAAAACTCTACTGGACAACCGGAAGAGCTCTTTGATTGCACGCATCTGTGCCCAA GTGTGTGACTACTACAGGGACTGTGTAAGAGCACTGGATAGCTCAGAGTGGACATCAGGGAAAAAGGATTGGAGAAAACTCATTCAAATGAAGATTAGTTATTTCAGTGCAGTTAAACAT TTACACATGGGCAAGCAGTCTGAGGAGCAGCAGAAGTTTGGAGAGGCT GTTGCATACTTCCAGCACTCTCTCAACAGACTAAATGAGGCCATTAAGCTAAGCAAG GGTCAACCTGACTCGGTACAAGATGCTCTCAGATTCACCATGGATGTCATCGGTGGAAA GTTTAACTCTGCTAAGAAGGACAATGACTTTATCTACCATGAGTCGGTTCCTGCTATAGACTCTCTGGCTGCAGTTAAag GTGTCTCTCTGGTGAAGCCTGTCCCTGTCACTCTGACAGACCCCAGCATCACAGGTCCTGACCTGTTCTCCAAACTGGTTCCTATGGCATCTCATGAAGCTTCTTCACTCTACAG tgaaGAGAAAGCCAAGTTGCTCCGTGAAGTTATGGCAAAGAGTGATGACAAAAACCATATCCTAGA gaGGTTTATGGATTCTTTGAATTGTGATTCGGTGAATAGTTTGGACATGTTCAACACAATGCCTCCTGCACTGCTGGAAAAATGTGCAGCACTCAGCGTTCGACCAGATGCAGTGAAAAACTTGGCGCAAGCAATGCAGG CTCTGTCCGGTGTGTACACTGATGTAAGCTCTTATCTGGAGGACATCCGTAATGCTTTGGAGGAAGATGAGGCTGGGGAAAAGTCTTTGCTAAACGTGGTTGAACAGAAAGCATTGCCACCCAGAACTTCTGCCCTACAGGAGCTCCAGACagagtttaaaaaatatatgacGGCCCATCAAGCAGCCAGCCAATCCAACACTGAGCTCCACAAAGCCATGAACCAGCACATTCCCAACCTGCGCCTGCTCCAAGGACCTCTGGAGGAACTCAGGAAGAGCCTCCCACGACCACAGCTGAGTGAag ATGACATGGCATCGTTGCAGACCATGAAACGGCTTCTTGCTAAAGTTGATGACATGCGTAATCAGCGGATCTTGTTGGAGAAGCAGCTCCGTGATCTCATTCAAAAAGATGACATCACATCTGTTCTGGTGACCACTGAGCGTTTTGAGATAAAG GCCTTGTTTGAGGAGCAGCTTAAAAAGTATGATCAGCTGAAGGGATACATTGATCAGAACTTGGCAGCCCAGGACAACATTCTCAAAGCTTTGACAGAAGCCAATGTGAAGTACGCCATCGTTCGCAAGACAGTCATTGATGCAGAGCAAAA GTGGAACAGCTCTGTGCAGTCGTTTGTGGCTTCATATGAAGCAAATGAGGATTTGGTGAAAAAAGCTGAGGAAGGTAGAACCTTCTATCAGGATCTGGAGAAAAAGATCTGCAGTCTGCTGGACCAAGTTAAGACCATCTGCCAGAGCAGAGAGGAGGAAAGAAAAGCACTGTTGGACAG GGATGTAGCAAAAGGGCCTCCTCCCAGACCTACAGCCCAGAAGCCTGTGCTCGGAAATAAAGCATCAGCTCCTCCTGCTGCCTCCATTACATATAGAGAGGATCTACCACAGGAACTGCGCAGTCTTCCCCCAGACATGGCCCATGCTAGAGGTTCAACTTTTCCAAATATTACTCCCCATGGCACAGCCCCCCTCGCCTGGCCCCCAGGCACAGCCCCTACTCCATTTCCGAACCAGAGAATGCCACAGTTGGCACACTTACCAACTGCACCTCTACAGCCTCTTGTATCAGGTTTTGGTGTACCACAACAGTTTCAGTCTGCTCCACCCGGAAACATCACACCTGTTCCTCATCAAATGAATCCAAACAATCCTTCACAAATGACTCCCCAGACCTATATCCCAGCACCCTGGCAGGGCCCTCCGAGTgtgccctttcctgtttctgcAGGTTATCCTGTGCCACCACAGGTAGGACTCCAGTCTGCAACCAGACCTACTGTTCCTGGACAGCCCATTCCTGTACCTGGTGGACAATTTACTAATCAACATATTCCTCCGGGTACCCAGTACCAAAGTTTTCCACCACAGATTGGACAAGGCATGATGTTTCAGAGACCTGGGTTTCCATTTCCTGTGTCTAACCAGCCTGTTGTCCGTCCTGGACAGATCCAACCTCCAGTGTCACTTCAGAGCCAATTACTGCCAGGTCCACCTTTAGCTCAATACACTCAATCCCAGCCTGGCTTACCATCTCAACAAGTCCCCCTTCCAGGTCAAGAAAGGACACAACCTCCTCCAAACCAGTTCCATCCTGGACAGTTTCCACAGAACCTGCCTCATGCGTATATGGGACCTGTTCTTCCCTCAGTTCCATCCTCTCAGCCTCAACCAAAGCCACGATCCTCTTGGAATCAAACTACTCCTCAGGTATCTTTCAGCCAAAACCCCCAAGTGCCTTTAGCTCAGCACTCAACTAATTATCCTCAGATGCTACCAGGAGCTGCAGTTCCACAAGGTTCTATGTACTTTCAACCAGGAGCAGCTCAAACCCAGGTACTGCATCCCGCTACTCAAAATGGCATGGCTCAGCAACAAACTACTGCTCAGACCAATCCCATGATTCCACCAGGAAATCCACCTCAAAATATCCATTCCTCATCTTCTGGATTAGGGCATGtcccagtcatggacaatccaAATCCCCTCACACTTACTGGCATTCTTACACCTTCCCCTGCTGGTGATTTGCTAAAGTCTTCATCCACAGAGAATGCTCCTGGTGTTACACAATCTGAAGAAACACTGAAGCAGATGTCTCAGCAGGACGCCAGTCATCTGCTCCGTGATCAACTGGATCAACTCAGCATTGCTTCCAATGAGACACTGAAGTGTGAGAGTGGAGAGAAAAACAGCACCAAACAAAATGGTCAGGAGTCACAAACGGGAGATTCAGTGATCAGTGATTTTGACCCTTTTTGGACCTGA